A section of the Flavobacterium ardleyense genome encodes:
- a CDS encoding NAD(P)-dependent oxidoreductase, whose protein sequence is MKFGIIKERKTPPDRRVVFTPDELVRLKAEHPEAEIKVESSDIRIFPDSEYANAGIEVATDMTDCDVLFGVKEVPVDALIPNKKYFFFSHTIKKQPYNKKLLQAILAKKIDLYDHETIVDANFKRLIGFGRYAGIVGMYNGIRAFGTKFDLFKLPKAETLEHREDLINRLKRITLPPVKIVVTGKGKVGNGIKEMLDAMKIKEVSIENYLTKNYSDPVYTQITVLDYNKRKDGKPSEKYDFYNNPTEYTSDFARFANVSDIFMAGHFAGNDAPVILSREMLLSKDNKIRVIADVSCDVDGPIESTIKASTIAEPIYGYLPSEHKEVDIFHPSAIVVMAVDNLPCELPKDASEGFGEMFMEHVIPAFFNGDKDGILQRAKMTENGQLTERFKYLQSYVE, encoded by the coding sequence ATGAAATTTGGTATTATTAAAGAAAGAAAAACTCCGCCGGATAGGAGAGTGGTTTTTACTCCGGACGAATTAGTCAGATTGAAAGCAGAACACCCAGAAGCCGAAATTAAAGTTGAATCATCAGATATCCGTATTTTTCCTGATTCGGAATATGCCAATGCTGGAATTGAAGTTGCCACAGATATGACCGACTGTGATGTGCTTTTTGGAGTGAAGGAAGTTCCGGTTGATGCTTTAATTCCCAACAAAAAATACTTCTTTTTTTCGCACACCATAAAAAAACAACCTTATAACAAAAAATTACTTCAAGCAATTCTTGCTAAGAAAATCGACTTGTACGATCACGAAACCATTGTTGATGCAAACTTCAAAAGACTTATTGGATTTGGACGCTATGCTGGAATCGTGGGAATGTACAATGGTATTAGAGCTTTCGGAACAAAATTCGACCTTTTCAAATTGCCAAAAGCCGAGACCTTAGAACATAGAGAAGATCTAATCAATCGATTAAAGAGAATTACACTACCGCCAGTGAAAATAGTAGTGACTGGAAAAGGAAAAGTTGGAAATGGTATCAAGGAAATGCTTGATGCTATGAAAATAAAAGAAGTCTCTATCGAAAACTATTTGACTAAGAATTATTCAGATCCGGTTTATACCCAGATTACCGTTCTCGATTACAACAAACGCAAAGATGGTAAGCCATCCGAAAAATACGATTTCTATAACAATCCTACTGAGTACACTTCAGATTTTGCGCGTTTTGCAAATGTAAGTGACATCTTTATGGCAGGACATTTTGCCGGAAATGATGCGCCTGTGATTCTATCTCGCGAAATGCTACTGAGCAAAGACAACAAGATTAGAGTTATTGCCGACGTTTCCTGCGATGTTGATGGACCAATTGAAAGTACGATCAAAGCTTCGACCATTGCCGAGCCTATTTACGGCTATCTTCCTTCTGAACATAAAGAAGTAGATATTTTTCACCCAAGTGCAATTGTGGTTATGGCAGTGGATAATCTTCCTTGCGAATTACCAAAAGATGCTAGTGAAGGCTTTGGAGAAATGTTTATGGAACACGTCATTCCTGCTTTCTTTAACGGTGATAAAGACGGAATTCTGCAGAGAGCAAAAATGACCGAAAACGGACAGCTTACCGAGCGTTTTAAATACTTGCAAAGCTACGTCGAATAA
- a CDS encoding cation diffusion facilitator family transporter, with translation MPVKAKLASNKDKAIKATYFSIAGNICLAIIKGFAGVFGNSYALVADAIESTTDIFASILVLFGIKYSSRPADENHPYGHGRAEPLITFLVVGFLIFSAILIAYHSIQNINTPHQLPKSWTLYVLAAIIIWKELSYRIVLKKSKETNSSALKADAWHHRSDAITSVAAFIGISIALFMGPGYETADDWAALFASGFILYNCYLIFRPALAEIMDEDLHNDLIEDIRKVAKTVPGILYTEKCFVRKAGMTYQVDLHAVVDATITVREGHELSHKLQDALQLEIPELSHVLIHIEPNDYD, from the coding sequence ATGCCTGTCAAAGCAAAACTTGCCTCAAATAAGGACAAAGCTATTAAAGCAACCTACTTCAGCATTGCTGGAAATATCTGCTTGGCAATCATTAAAGGCTTTGCAGGAGTTTTTGGAAACTCCTACGCTCTTGTAGCAGATGCAATCGAATCAACAACAGATATTTTTGCGTCTATTCTGGTGTTGTTTGGAATAAAATATTCTAGTCGCCCCGCAGATGAAAACCATCCCTACGGACACGGAAGAGCCGAGCCGCTGATTACTTTTCTAGTTGTGGGATTTTTAATTTTTTCTGCTATTTTAATCGCCTACCACAGTATTCAAAATATAAACACACCGCACCAATTACCAAAGTCGTGGACGCTTTATGTTTTGGCAGCAATTATTATTTGGAAAGAACTTTCGTATCGAATTGTGCTTAAAAAAAGTAAAGAAACCAATAGCTCTGCACTCAAAGCAGATGCGTGGCACCATCGCAGCGACGCAATCACGTCGGTAGCAGCATTTATCGGAATTTCGATAGCGCTGTTTATGGGCCCAGGTTACGAAACGGCTGATGATTGGGCAGCATTGTTTGCATCAGGTTTTATTTTGTATAATTGCTATTTAATTTTCCGACCGGCGCTTGCCGAAATAATGGACGAAGACCTGCACAATGATCTTATTGAGGATATTCGGAAAGTTGCGAAAACTGTACCAGGCATATTATATACAGAGAAATGCTTCGTTCGAAAAGCCGGGATGACTTACCAGGTCGACTTGCATGCAGTGGTAGATGCGACAATTACGGTGCGGGAAGGTCATGAATTATCTCATAAACTTCAAGATGCCTTACAGCTAGAAATCCCCGAATTGAGTCATGTTTTGATTCATATTGAGCCAAATGATTATGATTAA
- a CDS encoding GMC oxidoreductase: protein MERRTFIKVAAASGAGIIASNAMGLSMDIKQTEQIVDNLIIGSGYGGAVAALRLTQSGKNVGMLEMGLDWEKDGGKYKPFSDLITPKNNSTWLKKTSQAPMMNIAHFNKRFTGVLARMDFENVKVYGGRGVGGGSLVNGGMAVQPKKDYFIEKFPELDAEKFWNTYFPLAKEELEVNEIPDDYYQESSYYKFARVGESEAHNAGFKTIRVPNVYSFDYMKKEEAGEVPKSALGREVIYGNNYGKQSLEKTYLKKALQTGLLTIQDLHRVDYFEQSETGYTVYVDVLDTAGLVVEKKTIQCKKLFLNAGSLGTTKLLLASKLKGNLKNLDATVGFGWGNNGNVMTGRNMVNTLFNRVENKSIEKNYSVGTGLNQSTIPVAGIDNWEDKAHSFFAEISPLPMGLEVYTALYLIINRVPIPGHITFDAALNDIKIHWEADNFEHTVENAKYFIKKMNKSNGGTAAGLLWKGGYGADICYHPLGGAVIGQSTDLFGRVKGYQNLYINDGALVPASIGVNPFLTITALAEYCMEEIIKMDF from the coding sequence TTGGAAAGAAGAACTTTTATCAAGGTTGCAGCTGCCTCAGGTGCTGGCATTATAGCTTCAAATGCAATGGGACTAAGTATGGATATAAAACAAACAGAACAAATTGTCGATAATCTAATAATTGGATCGGGTTATGGTGGAGCTGTTGCAGCATTGCGATTGACTCAGTCAGGCAAGAATGTCGGTATGCTCGAAATGGGTTTGGATTGGGAAAAAGATGGTGGAAAATACAAACCTTTTTCTGATTTGATTACGCCAAAAAACAATTCGACCTGGCTTAAAAAGACTTCTCAAGCACCGATGATGAATATTGCACATTTCAACAAACGATTTACGGGTGTGTTGGCTCGAATGGATTTCGAAAATGTCAAAGTATACGGTGGACGAGGTGTTGGTGGAGGATCTTTGGTCAATGGGGGTATGGCTGTACAACCTAAGAAAGATTATTTTATTGAAAAATTTCCGGAGCTTGATGCAGAGAAATTTTGGAATACTTATTTCCCATTAGCCAAAGAGGAATTGGAAGTCAATGAAATCCCTGATGACTACTATCAAGAATCATCTTATTATAAATTTGCACGCGTTGGCGAAAGTGAAGCCCACAATGCTGGATTTAAAACCATTAGAGTTCCCAATGTTTATTCTTTTGATTATATGAAAAAAGAAGAAGCGGGAGAAGTTCCAAAATCTGCTTTGGGGCGAGAAGTGATTTATGGAAATAATTACGGAAAGCAAAGTCTCGAAAAAACCTACTTAAAGAAAGCGCTGCAAACGGGACTTTTGACTATACAAGATTTGCATCGAGTTGATTATTTCGAACAATCCGAAACAGGTTATACCGTTTATGTCGATGTGCTTGATACCGCAGGATTGGTGGTAGAAAAGAAAACAATTCAATGTAAAAAATTATTTTTGAATGCTGGAAGTTTAGGAACTACCAAACTTTTATTAGCATCCAAATTAAAAGGAAATTTAAAAAATTTAGATGCAACCGTCGGATTTGGCTGGGGAAATAACGGAAATGTGATGACCGGTCGAAATATGGTTAACACCCTTTTTAATAGAGTTGAAAATAAATCTATCGAAAAAAATTACAGTGTCGGAACGGGTCTAAATCAAAGTACTATTCCTGTTGCCGGTATTGATAATTGGGAAGATAAAGCACATTCTTTCTTTGCCGAAATTTCGCCTCTACCAATGGGTTTAGAAGTTTATACCGCACTTTATTTAATTATCAATAGAGTTCCAATTCCTGGGCACATCACCTTTGATGCAGCCCTAAATGATATCAAAATACATTGGGAAGCAGATAATTTTGAACATACCGTAGAGAACGCAAAGTATTTTATTAAAAAAATGAATAAATCAAACGGCGGAACCGCTGCAGGTTTACTTTGGAAAGGCGGATACGGAGCAGATATTTGTTACCATCCACTAGGTGGTGCGGTCATTGGCCAAAGTACAGATCTCTTTGGTCGTGTAAAAGGTTATCAAAATTTATATATCAATGATGGCGCCTTGGTTCCCGCAAGTATTGGAGTAAATCCGTTTTTAACCATTACAGCCTTGGCCGAATATTGTATGGAAGAAATTATTAAAATGGATTTTTAA
- a CDS encoding MFS transporter produces the protein MENTPIKTNYPALYTLITVFFFWGFIAAGNSIFIPFCKSYFSLDQFQSQLIDFAFYTAYYLGALILFAFGALNGKDLVGKWGYKKSIVYGLLFSALGAGAMIVAVEANLYTGMLVGLFIVALGFSLQQTAANPFAILLGDPKTGASRVNLGGGINSFGTTIGPLVVAFALFGTTATVSDDQIAALPLDKVVILYIGVGLLFVAAAAMFWFSKKVPATIYDEPIEKANKALKTLIVMTVLLVLAFAPVFLSYKSDSAIAIEKLQTENNVLTTSTEVVGSDITIISTENIEETIQKNNAEIAAISHPLEQQRMLWLVGALVVVVGGLLFANARAIKKPEGWGAMQYPQLVLGMLAIFTYVGVEVAIGSNLGELLKLPEFGSHPSSDIAPYVSMYWGSLMIGRWAGAITVFNLTGIKKTIALIIVPLIAFAIIIGVNTLANKDMTPLYYYVFCVFIQIIAMFLCKDKPARTLLIFSILGVIAIVIGLMTEGTIAIYAILAGGLACSIMWPAIFSLALLGLGKYTAQGSAFLVMMILGGGIIPPIQGKLSDIAGVGIQMSYVIPLLCFGYLVYYAVAVKGILKRQNIDVDEVVV, from the coding sequence ATGGAAAATACTCCCATCAAAACCAACTATCCTGCATTATATACATTAATTACGGTATTTTTCTTCTGGGGATTTATTGCGGCTGGAAACAGCATCTTTATTCCGTTTTGTAAATCATACTTCTCTCTAGATCAATTTCAATCTCAATTAATTGACTTTGCTTTCTATACTGCTTACTATTTAGGTGCTTTAATTCTTTTTGCCTTTGGGGCACTTAACGGAAAAGACCTTGTAGGAAAATGGGGTTATAAAAAGAGTATCGTCTACGGCTTATTATTTTCGGCCTTGGGAGCGGGAGCAATGATCGTTGCGGTAGAAGCAAACCTATATACAGGAATGCTTGTCGGACTTTTTATAGTAGCTCTTGGATTTTCACTTCAACAGACTGCGGCAAATCCTTTTGCCATTCTGCTAGGAGATCCTAAAACCGGTGCTAGTCGGGTGAATCTTGGTGGAGGAATCAACTCCTTTGGTACGACGATTGGCCCTCTCGTAGTAGCATTTGCATTATTTGGAACTACCGCGACGGTGAGTGACGATCAGATTGCCGCACTCCCGCTAGACAAAGTGGTGATTTTATACATTGGAGTTGGGTTGCTATTTGTAGCCGCCGCCGCAATGTTTTGGTTCTCAAAAAAAGTACCTGCTACAATTTATGATGAACCGATTGAAAAAGCTAATAAAGCTTTGAAAACTCTAATCGTAATGACCGTTTTGTTGGTATTGGCCTTCGCTCCAGTTTTCCTGAGTTACAAAAGTGATTCGGCAATTGCGATCGAAAAACTTCAGACAGAAAATAATGTACTTACCACCTCAACAGAAGTCGTAGGCTCAGATATTACAATCATTTCGACCGAAAACATTGAAGAAACAATTCAAAAAAATAATGCTGAAATTGCCGCGATTTCGCATCCACTTGAGCAACAACGAATGTTATGGCTTGTTGGAGCTCTTGTAGTTGTAGTTGGAGGTCTTTTGTTTGCTAATGCGCGTGCAATAAAAAAACCAGAAGGTTGGGGTGCCATGCAATATCCACAACTCGTCTTGGGAATGCTAGCTATCTTTACCTACGTTGGGGTAGAAGTGGCTATTGGAAGTAATCTGGGCGAATTGCTGAAACTTCCAGAATTTGGATCTCATCCCTCTTCGGATATCGCACCTTATGTATCGATGTATTGGGGGAGTTTGATGATTGGAAGATGGGCGGGCGCGATTACAGTTTTTAATTTAACTGGCATTAAGAAAACTATTGCTCTAATTATAGTTCCTCTAATCGCTTTTGCGATTATTATTGGAGTCAATACGCTTGCTAATAAAGATATGACGCCGTTATATTACTATGTATTCTGTGTTTTTATCCAGATAATTGCAATGTTTTTATGCAAAGACAAACCCGCGCGAACCTTGTTAATTTTCTCGATATTGGGTGTAATTGCCATTGTGATCGGACTGATGACCGAAGGTACAATAGCAATTTACGCAATTCTTGCGGGCGGTTTGGCTTGTAGTATTATGTGGCCGGCAATTTTTAGTTTGGCGCTCTTAGGCTTAGGAAAATACACTGCACAAGGATCTGCTTTCTTGGTAATGATGATTTTGGGAGGAGGAATTATTCCGCCAATTCAAGGAAAATTATCTGATATTGCTGGGGTAGGAATTCAAATGTCTTATGTAATTCCGCTTTTGTGTTTTGGCTATTTAGTCTATTATGCAGTGGCTGTAAAGGGAATTTTAAAACGTCAGAATATTGATGTGGATGAGGTTGTAGTTTAA
- the acnA gene encoding aconitate hydratase AcnA has protein sequence MDKDPYKVKKLLTTKSDTFTYYSLTELQNQGYNINKLPFSIRILLENVLRNYDDFAITKESIETLLHWTPVGSDKDIPFKPARVLMQDFTGVPAVVDIASLRAEAARQGKNAEEINPLIPVDLVIDHSVQVDYFGTKYALEKNMEEEYKRNQERYSFLKWAQKSFNNFSVVPPGMGICHQVNLEYLSKGVIERNGEVFPDTVVGTDSHTPMVNGIGVVAWGVGGIEAEAAILGQPLYFIMPEVIGLKLVGDLPLGCTATDLVLTIAEVLRKYGVVGKFVEVFGPGLDNLSVPDRATIGNMSPEFGSTITYFPIDHKTLEYMEQSNRSKKQISLVEDYCKANMLWRENEDLINYTDTVTLDISTIEPTVAGPKRPQDKILLKDFKNRFIELMDENYGRTYQEKSVKQLSNWFAEGGGQPVEKHETQRPESKIEEETDADYLKKVWITLGQEKFELSDGAVAIAAITSCTNTSNPYVMIGAGLVARKAREHGLDIRPWVKPSLAPGSKVVTDYLEKADLMDDFEALQFHLVGYGCTSCIGNSGPLPPYISKAVDDYDLVVASVLSGNRNFEARIHPQVKMNFLMSPMLVVAYALAGRIDIDLINEPINYDPNQQPVFLKDIWPTNQEINDIMREVLTPADFESSYSEIFEGNEIWQNLEVPEDKLYQWDDESTYVKEVPFFKDISAMPEAINNITNARALMVLGDSITTDHISPAGQFSEDSAAGQYLMSRGIDKKDFNSYGSRRGNDEVMVRGTFANVRIKNQIATKEGGFTTFLPTGEEMFVYDAAQRYKETNTPLVILTGKEYGSGSSRDWAAKGTILLGVKAVIAESYERIHRSNLVGMGVLPMQYLPGQTAASLGLTGKEVFSITGLEANLKPLKEVDVRAEREDGTQINFKAIARLDSAIEIEYYRNGGILQYVLREFLKK, from the coding sequence ATGGACAAAGATCCTTACAAAGTCAAAAAGTTACTCACCACCAAAAGTGACACTTTTACTTATTACAGCTTAACCGAACTTCAAAATCAAGGCTATAATATCAACAAACTGCCGTTTTCCATCCGAATATTATTAGAAAACGTTTTAAGAAATTACGATGATTTTGCGATTACCAAAGAAAGCATCGAAACTTTACTACATTGGACTCCAGTCGGCTCTGACAAAGACATTCCGTTTAAACCAGCTCGCGTGTTGATGCAAGATTTTACTGGAGTTCCCGCCGTTGTAGACATTGCGTCATTAAGAGCAGAAGCTGCGCGACAAGGAAAAAATGCAGAAGAAATAAATCCTCTGATTCCTGTAGATTTGGTAATTGACCATTCAGTACAAGTAGATTATTTTGGAACTAAATATGCCTTAGAGAAAAATATGGAGGAAGAATACAAGCGAAATCAAGAGCGCTATTCTTTTTTAAAATGGGCACAGAAATCCTTTAATAACTTTAGTGTAGTTCCTCCAGGAATGGGAATCTGCCACCAAGTAAACCTCGAATATTTATCAAAGGGAGTTATTGAACGCAATGGCGAAGTATTTCCAGACACAGTTGTAGGGACTGATAGCCATACTCCGATGGTTAATGGGATTGGAGTAGTAGCCTGGGGAGTTGGTGGAATTGAAGCGGAAGCTGCCATTCTCGGTCAACCGCTGTATTTTATTATGCCAGAAGTAATCGGACTAAAACTAGTAGGTGACCTTCCATTAGGATGTACCGCAACCGACCTTGTTTTGACTATTGCCGAAGTACTACGTAAATATGGGGTTGTGGGCAAATTTGTTGAAGTTTTTGGACCTGGATTAGACAATCTTTCGGTGCCAGATCGTGCAACAATCGGAAATATGTCGCCAGAATTTGGAAGCACCATCACCTACTTCCCTATCGATCACAAAACGCTCGAATATATGGAGCAAAGCAACCGCTCTAAGAAGCAGATTTCGCTAGTTGAAGATTACTGTAAAGCCAATATGCTATGGCGCGAAAATGAAGATCTAATTAATTATACAGATACGGTAACTTTGGACATTTCAACCATAGAACCAACGGTAGCTGGGCCCAAACGTCCGCAGGATAAAATCCTTCTCAAAGATTTTAAAAATCGTTTTATTGAATTGATGGACGAAAATTACGGTCGAACTTATCAGGAAAAATCGGTAAAACAACTTTCAAACTGGTTTGCAGAAGGTGGTGGCCAACCGGTTGAAAAGCACGAAACTCAAAGACCTGAGTCTAAAATTGAAGAAGAAACAGATGCCGATTACCTAAAAAAGGTGTGGATTACACTCGGTCAAGAAAAATTTGAATTATCAGATGGAGCCGTTGCTATCGCTGCGATTACATCTTGTACCAATACTTCCAATCCGTACGTGATGATTGGCGCTGGACTAGTGGCAAGAAAAGCGCGTGAACACGGACTCGATATTAGACCGTGGGTCAAACCATCCTTGGCTCCAGGATCAAAAGTAGTAACTGATTACCTCGAAAAAGCAGATTTGATGGATGATTTCGAAGCGCTACAATTTCACCTTGTAGGCTATGGCTGTACTTCATGTATTGGAAATTCTGGCCCGCTACCTCCCTATATTTCGAAAGCTGTTGATGATTATGACCTTGTTGTAGCTTCGGTTCTTTCGGGCAATCGAAACTTTGAAGCACGTATTCATCCACAGGTCAAAATGAATTTCCTGATGTCACCGATGCTAGTGGTGGCTTATGCCTTGGCGGGAAGAATTGACATCGATTTGATAAATGAGCCAATAAATTACGATCCCAATCAGCAACCGGTATTTTTAAAGGATATTTGGCCTACTAATCAAGAAATCAATGATATAATGCGCGAAGTTTTAACTCCAGCAGATTTTGAGAGTAGCTATAGCGAAATTTTCGAAGGAAATGAAATTTGGCAAAATCTTGAAGTTCCTGAAGACAAATTGTATCAGTGGGATGATGAATCCACTTACGTGAAAGAAGTTCCGTTTTTCAAAGATATTTCAGCAATGCCTGAAGCAATTAATAATATTACAAATGCTCGAGCCTTAATGGTTTTGGGAGATAGCATCACCACTGACCATATTTCGCCTGCTGGTCAATTTTCTGAAGACTCAGCTGCTGGTCAATACTTGATGAGTAGAGGTATTGATAAAAAAGATTTTAATTCTTACGGTTCGAGACGTGGAAATGATGAAGTAATGGTGCGTGGAACTTTTGCTAATGTTCGAATAAAAAATCAAATTGCAACCAAAGAAGGTGGCTTTACAACGTTCTTACCCACAGGCGAAGAAATGTTTGTCTACGATGCTGCACAGCGATACAAAGAGACTAATACGCCCTTAGTAATCTTGACGGGGAAAGAATATGGAAGTGGCTCTTCTCGAGATTGGGCTGCCAAAGGAACAATTTTGTTAGGTGTAAAAGCGGTAATTGCCGAAAGTTACGAACGTATTCACCGCAGCAATCTTGTGGGTATGGGCGTTTTGCCAATGCAATACCTTCCTGGACAGACAGCAGCAAGTCTAGGATTGACAGGAAAAGAAGTTTTCTCGATCACTGGTTTGGAAGCAAATTTAAAACCTTTGAAGGAAGTTGATGTTCGGGCAGAAAGAGAAGACGGAACGCAAATTAACTTCAAAGCTATTGCACGACTAGACTCGGCCATAGAAATTGAGTACTACCGAAATGGAGGAATCTTGCAATATGTGTTGAGAGAATTTCTGAAGAAATAA